One Bufo gargarizans isolate SCDJY-AF-19 chromosome 4, ASM1485885v1, whole genome shotgun sequence DNA window includes the following coding sequences:
- the LOC122935228 gene encoding MAP7 domain-containing protein 1-like encodes MVRKAFTEDEEKIILTRFLERGYHLTNKHKEKEVIITSVRTELYLKHGKKYDKEAIQKKFCDLKRLHPELVKEYSERLRPGVPVPSLRLRISKKKVVAATGVEEESAEQAEEEQPGPSQPGDSSPPPPEEGDMEVYTPNQEGVPVPPVQQMGEEEELEEQPGPSTDRGGPLQPGDSSPPPPEEGDKEVYTPHQEVIRKLKRLLLEQRKSEAKSMLAIKAEKKKIGLLQARLHRHQRQLDDAYKKLEEQRKMHNEELLEIQQELQSLP; translated from the exons ATGGTTCGAAAAGCATTCACTGAGGATGAAGAAAAAATTATTctaact cgctttCTGGAGCGGGGCTATCATCTCACAAATAAGCACAAAGAAAAAGAGGTGATAATAACATCTGTCCGAACTGAGCTTTATCTAAAACATGGAAAAAAGTACGATAAGGAAGCAATCCAGAAGAAATTTTGCGACCTGAAGCGGCTTCACCCTGAACTCGTGAAAGAGTATAGTGAGCGATTACGCCCAG gtgTTCCTGTTCCTTCTCTTCGACTAAGAATTTCAAAAAAGAAGGTGGTCGCAGCAACGGGTGTGGAGGAAGAGTCGGCtgagcaggcagaggaggagcagcctgGACCATCGCAGCCAGGGGATTCCTCTCCCCCACCTCCAGAAGAGGGAGACATGGAGGTCTACACCCccaaccaggagg gtgTTCCCGTTCCTCCTGTACAGCAAATGGGTGAGGAGGAAGAGTTGGAGGAGCAGCCTGGACCCTCCACTGATCGAGGAGGACCATTACAGCCAGGGGATTCCTCTCCCCCACCTCCAGAAGAGGGGGACAAGGAGGTCTACACCCCCcatcaggagg ttATTAGAAAACTTAAAAGGCTTCTCCTTGAGCAGCGGAAATCAGAAGCCAAGTCAATGCTGGCtataaaagcagaaaaaaaaaaaataggcctaCTTCAGGCTCGGTTACACAGGCATCAGCGTCAGCTGGATGATGCTTACAAGAAGCTCGAGGAGCAGAGGAAGATGCATAATGAAGAGCTCCTGGAGATACAGCAAGAACTACAAAGTTTGccttaa